The following proteins come from a genomic window of Micromonospora zamorensis:
- the cysD gene encoding sulfate adenylyltransferase subunit CysD, with translation MTTPAAYRVSHLDALEAESIFVMREVVAEMERPVLLFSGGKDSIVMLRLAQKAFAPANIPFPVMHVDTGHNFPEVLEYRDQRVAELGLQLVIASVPEALASGMVRESGDGMRNRIQTPVLLDAVEKHRFDALFGGARRDEEKARAKERVFSFRDEFGQWDPKNQRPELWSLYNGRHHPGESIRIFPLSNWTELDVWHYIARERIPLPSIYYAHEREVIERDGMFYAVNEFFRPRAGEERFKAQVRYRTVGDASCTAAVRSDADTVEKVIEEVAATRITERGATRGDDRVSEAAMEDRKREGYF, from the coding sequence ATGACCACCCCCGCGGCGTACCGGGTCTCCCACCTGGACGCCCTGGAGGCGGAGAGCATCTTCGTGATGCGCGAGGTCGTGGCCGAGATGGAACGCCCGGTGCTGCTCTTCTCCGGCGGCAAGGACTCGATCGTCATGCTGCGCTTGGCGCAGAAGGCGTTCGCCCCGGCCAACATCCCCTTCCCCGTCATGCACGTCGACACCGGGCACAACTTCCCCGAGGTCCTCGAATACCGCGACCAGCGGGTCGCCGAGCTGGGGTTGCAGCTCGTAATTGCGAGCGTGCCGGAGGCCCTGGCGAGCGGCATGGTCCGCGAGTCCGGCGACGGCATGCGCAACCGGATCCAGACACCGGTGCTGCTCGACGCGGTGGAGAAGCACCGCTTCGACGCCCTGTTCGGTGGCGCCCGCCGCGACGAGGAGAAGGCCCGGGCGAAGGAGCGGGTCTTCAGCTTCCGCGACGAGTTCGGCCAGTGGGACCCGAAGAACCAGCGACCGGAGTTGTGGTCGCTGTACAACGGCCGCCACCACCCCGGCGAGTCGATTCGGATCTTCCCGCTGTCCAACTGGACCGAGCTGGACGTCTGGCACTACATCGCCCGGGAACGCATCCCACTGCCCTCGATCTACTACGCGCACGAGCGTGAGGTGATCGAGCGGGACGGCATGTTCTACGCGGTCAACGAGTTCTTCCGGCCCCGGGCGGGCGAGGAGCGGTTCAAGGCGCAGGTGCGCTATCGCACCGTGGGCGACGCCTCCTGCACCGCCGCGGTCCGATCCGACGCGGACACCGTGGAGAAGGTCATCGAGGAGGTGGCGGCCACCCGGATCACCGAGCGCGGCGCGACCCGTGGTGACGACCGGGTGAGCGAGGCCGCCATGGAGGACCGCAAGCGGGAGGGCTACTTCTGA
- a CDS encoding sulfate adenylyltransferase subunit 1, with protein sequence MSTEIVASANAETRAVTGPVPEARAMDLLRFATAGSVDDGKSTLIGRLLYDTKSLFTDQLAAVEAVSAARGDEYTNLALLTDGLRAEREQGITIDVAYRYFATPRRKFIIADTPGHIQYTRNMVTGASTADLALILVDARKGLVEQSRRHAFLCSLLRVPHLVLCVNKMDLVDWSQEVYERIADEFTAFAAKLDAPDLTVVPISALRGDNIVARSENMPWYEGPSLLHHLERVHIASDRNLVDVRFPVQYVIRPQSTTVTDYRGYAGQVASGVLKPGDEVMVLPSGFTSRIAAVETADGPVAEAFPPMSVTVRLADEIDISRGDLICRPNNAPAVAQDIEAMVCWMDETAPLRVGARYAIKHTTRSARAIVRGLHYRLDINSLHRDESADELRLNEIGRVRLRTTVPLLADEYRRNRTTGGFVIIDETTNRTVGAAMIVEAS encoded by the coding sequence ATGAGCACCGAGATCGTGGCGTCCGCGAATGCGGAGACCCGGGCTGTTACCGGGCCCGTGCCGGAGGCCCGGGCTATGGACCTGCTGCGGTTCGCCACCGCCGGCAGCGTGGACGACGGGAAGTCGACCCTGATCGGCCGGCTCCTCTACGACACCAAGTCGCTCTTCACCGACCAGCTGGCGGCGGTCGAGGCGGTCAGCGCGGCCCGTGGCGACGAATACACCAACCTGGCCCTGCTCACCGACGGTCTGCGCGCCGAGCGGGAGCAGGGCATCACGATCGACGTGGCATACCGGTACTTCGCCACCCCGCGCCGCAAGTTCATCATCGCCGACACCCCGGGGCACATCCAGTACACCCGCAACATGGTCACCGGGGCGTCCACCGCCGACCTGGCGTTGATCCTGGTGGACGCGCGCAAGGGCCTGGTCGAGCAGTCCCGCCGGCACGCGTTCCTGTGCTCGCTGCTGCGGGTGCCGCACCTGGTCCTCTGTGTCAACAAGATGGACCTGGTGGACTGGTCGCAGGAGGTCTACGAGCGGATCGCCGACGAGTTCACCGCGTTCGCCGCGAAGCTCGACGCGCCGGACCTGACAGTGGTGCCGATCTCCGCGTTGCGCGGCGACAACATCGTCGCCCGCTCGGAGAACATGCCCTGGTACGAAGGCCCGTCGCTGCTGCACCACCTTGAGCGGGTGCACATCGCGAGCGACCGCAACCTGGTCGACGTCCGGTTCCCCGTGCAGTACGTGATCCGCCCGCAGTCGACAACTGTCACCGACTACCGCGGTTACGCCGGTCAGGTCGCCTCCGGCGTGCTCAAGCCGGGTGACGAGGTGATGGTGCTGCCGTCCGGCTTCACCAGCCGGATCGCCGCGGTGGAGACCGCCGACGGGCCGGTCGCGGAGGCATTCCCGCCGATGTCGGTGACGGTACGACTGGCCGACGAGATCGACATCTCGCGGGGTGACCTGATCTGCCGCCCGAACAACGCGCCGGCGGTGGCCCAGGACATCGAGGCGATGGTCTGCTGGATGGACGAGACGGCACCGCTGCGGGTCGGCGCCCGGTACGCGATCAAGCACACCACCCGGTCGGCGCGGGCGATCGTGCGCGGGCTGCACTACCGGTTGGACATCAACTCGCTGCACCGTGACGAGTCGGCCGACGAGCTGCGGCTCAACGAGATCGGTCGGGTGCGGCTGCGGACGACGGTGCCGCTGCTGGCCGACGAATACCGGCGTAACCGCACCACCGGGGGCTTCGTCATCATCGACGAGACGACCAACCGCACGGTGGGCGCCGCCATGATCGTCGAAGCCAGCTAA
- the galK gene encoding galactokinase has product MTNPTGDVAERASEGFTKQYGGKATGRWAAPGRVNLIGEHTDYNEGFVLPFALPLRTVVAADRQDGDQWTVWSELSGETITFGADDIAEPGRVTGWGAYVAGVVWALREAGHPVPGARLAIASDVPLGSGLSSSAALESAVLAALLDLGGLELSPELQPRLAQRAENVYVGAPTGIMDQSAVIRCRAGHALFLDCRDESVEQIPFDLDAAGLAVLVIDSRAPHRHADGEYAARRRSCEAGASALGVTALRDVGVDQLDTALAQLDDEETRRRVRHVVTEDQRVLDTVALLRAARVRDIGPLLTASHVSMRDDFEITVPEIDTAVEAALAAGALGARMTGGGFGGCVLALVEADRADEVAAAVTAAYAERGFTAPGTLTVVPAPGATRLP; this is encoded by the coding sequence ATGACCAACCCCACCGGCGACGTCGCCGAGCGGGCCTCCGAGGGTTTCACCAAGCAGTACGGCGGCAAGGCCACCGGCCGCTGGGCGGCTCCCGGTCGGGTCAACCTGATCGGCGAGCACACCGACTACAACGAAGGGTTCGTGCTGCCCTTCGCGCTGCCGCTGCGGACGGTGGTCGCCGCCGACCGACAGGACGGCGACCAGTGGACGGTCTGGTCCGAGCTGTCCGGCGAGACGATCACCTTTGGCGCGGACGACATCGCCGAGCCGGGTCGGGTGACCGGCTGGGGCGCGTACGTCGCCGGGGTGGTCTGGGCGCTCCGCGAGGCCGGCCACCCGGTGCCGGGTGCCCGGCTGGCGATCGCCTCGGACGTGCCGCTGGGCTCCGGTCTCTCCTCCTCGGCCGCGCTGGAGTCGGCCGTGCTGGCCGCGCTGCTCGACCTCGGCGGGCTGGAGCTCTCCCCCGAGCTGCAACCCCGGCTGGCGCAGCGGGCGGAGAACGTCTACGTGGGCGCGCCGACCGGCATCATGGACCAGTCTGCGGTGATCCGCTGCCGCGCCGGGCACGCCCTCTTCCTGGACTGCCGAGACGAGTCGGTCGAGCAGATTCCCTTCGACCTGGACGCGGCCGGGCTGGCGGTGCTGGTCATCGACAGTCGCGCGCCGCACCGGCACGCCGACGGTGAGTACGCTGCCCGCCGCCGCTCCTGCGAGGCGGGGGCCAGCGCACTCGGGGTCACCGCGCTGCGGGACGTGGGCGTCGACCAGCTCGACACCGCGCTGGCCCAACTCGACGACGAGGAGACCCGGCGACGGGTCCGACACGTGGTCACCGAGGACCAGCGCGTACTGGACACGGTGGCGCTGCTCCGCGCCGCCCGGGTCCGCGACATCGGCCCGCTGCTCACGGCGTCGCACGTCTCGATGCGCGACGACTTCGAGATCACCGTGCCGGAGATCGACACCGCGGTCGAGGCGGCGTTGGCGGCCGGCGCGTTGGGTGCCCGGATGACCGGCGGCGGCTTCGGCGGCTGCGTTCTCGCCCTGGTCGAGGCCGACCGAGCCGACGAGGTCGCCGCAGCCGTCACGGCCGCGTACGCCGAGCGCGGTTTCACCGCCCCCGGCACCCTGACGGTCGTCCCCGCCCCCGGAGCAACCCGCCTCCCCTAA
- the galE gene encoding UDP-glucose 4-epimerase GalE — protein sequence MLLDAGHQVVVLDDLRTGYREALAPDATHVQASIHDAARIVTPDAGFDGVLHFAALIAAGESMVKPELYWQNNTVGTLALIDAVRAAGVPRMVFSSTAAVYGNPTELPIGETAVKAPTNTYGATKLAADMALTSEAVAHGLAAVSLRYFNVAGAHLDGDVSLGERHDPETHLIPIALEVAAGRREKLQLFGDDYPTVDGTCVRDYIHVADLARAHLLALGAATASQHRIYNLGNGNGFSNRQVVDVVREVTGQPVPVEVAPRREGDPAELVASSALARDELGWVPEKPTLHDMVGDAWAFYRAHVLEQS from the coding sequence ATGCTGCTCGACGCGGGCCACCAGGTCGTCGTCCTGGACGACCTGCGCACCGGTTACCGCGAGGCGCTCGCGCCGGACGCTACCCACGTGCAGGCGTCCATCCACGACGCCGCCCGCATCGTCACCCCGGACGCCGGCTTCGACGGGGTGCTGCACTTCGCCGCCCTGATCGCGGCCGGGGAGTCGATGGTCAAGCCGGAGCTGTACTGGCAGAACAACACCGTCGGCACGCTCGCCCTGATCGACGCGGTCCGGGCCGCCGGGGTGCCCCGGATGGTCTTCTCCTCCACCGCCGCCGTCTACGGCAACCCCACCGAGCTGCCCATCGGCGAAACCGCGGTCAAGGCGCCCACCAACACGTACGGCGCCACCAAGCTCGCCGCCGACATGGCGCTCACCTCGGAGGCCGTCGCACACGGGCTGGCCGCCGTCTCGCTGCGCTACTTCAACGTGGCCGGCGCCCACCTCGACGGTGACGTCTCGCTCGGCGAGCGGCACGACCCGGAGACACACCTCATTCCGATCGCGTTGGAGGTTGCCGCCGGCCGGCGGGAGAAGCTCCAGCTCTTCGGCGACGACTACCCCACCGTCGACGGCACCTGCGTCCGCGACTACATCCACGTCGCCGACCTCGCCCGGGCACACCTGTTGGCGTTGGGCGCCGCCACAGCGAGCCAGCACCGCATCTACAACCTCGGCAACGGCAACGGCTTCAGCAACCGCCAGGTGGTCGACGTGGTCCGCGAGGTCACCGGGCAACCCGTACCGGTCGAGGTCGCGCCGCGCCGCGAGGGCGACCCCGCCGAGCTGGTCGCCTCCTCCGCGCTGGCCCGCGACGAGCTGGGCTGGGTGCCCGAGAAGCCGACCCTGCACGACATGGTCGGCGACGCCTGGGCGTTCTACCGCGCGCACGTCCTGGAGCAGTCATGA
- the trpS gene encoding tryptophan--tRNA ligase, producing the protein MSDVPARPRVFSGIQPTADSFHLGNYLGAVRHWVALQETHDAFYCVVDLHAITAGHDPALLRQRTRVAAAQLFAVGLDPDRSTLFVQSQVPEHPQLAWVLGCITGFGEASRMTQFKDKSQKHGNDRSSVGLFTYPILQAADILLYQANAVPVGEDQRQHLELSRDLAQRFNSLFGQTFTIPAPHIVKDTAKITDLQDPTAKMSKSSSSPAGIIDLLEDPARSAKKIKSAVTDTGREIVFDTETKPGVSNLLTIHSALSGRSIDELVAAFAGRGYGDLKKELAEVVTDFVRPIQERTRGYLDDPAQLDKLLASGAEKARAVAATTLRSAYERVGFFPPVRGE; encoded by the coding sequence ATGTCCGACGTTCCCGCCCGCCCCCGCGTCTTCTCCGGTATCCAGCCGACGGCCGACTCGTTCCACCTCGGCAACTACCTGGGCGCGGTACGGCACTGGGTGGCTCTCCAGGAGACCCACGACGCGTTCTACTGCGTGGTGGACCTGCACGCCATCACCGCGGGGCACGACCCGGCGCTGCTGCGCCAACGGACCCGGGTGGCCGCCGCCCAGCTCTTCGCGGTCGGGCTCGACCCGGATCGCAGCACCCTGTTCGTGCAGTCGCAGGTGCCCGAGCACCCGCAGCTGGCCTGGGTGCTCGGCTGCATCACCGGCTTCGGTGAGGCCAGTCGGATGACCCAGTTCAAGGACAAGTCGCAGAAGCACGGCAACGACAGGTCCAGCGTCGGGCTGTTCACCTACCCGATCCTGCAGGCCGCCGACATCCTGCTCTACCAGGCCAACGCGGTGCCGGTCGGTGAGGACCAGCGGCAGCACCTGGAGCTTTCCCGGGACCTTGCCCAGCGGTTCAACTCGTTGTTCGGCCAGACGTTCACGATCCCGGCGCCGCACATCGTGAAGGACACCGCCAAGATCACCGACCTTCAGGACCCGACGGCGAAGATGTCCAAGTCGTCGTCCTCGCCGGCCGGCATCATCGACCTTCTGGAAGACCCGGCCCGATCCGCCAAGAAGATCAAGTCGGCGGTCACCGACACCGGTCGCGAGATCGTCTTCGACACCGAGACCAAGCCGGGTGTGTCCAACCTGCTGACCATCCACTCGGCGCTGAGCGGTCGGAGCATCGACGAGCTGGTGGCCGCTTTCGCGGGCCGCGGCTACGGCGACCTGAAGAAGGAGTTGGCCGAGGTCGTCACGGACTTCGTCCGCCCCATCCAGGAGCGCACCCGCGGCTACCTCGACGACCCGGCACAGCTGGACAAGCTGCTCGCCAGCGGCGCGGAGAAGGCCCGCGCGGTGGCCGCGACGACCCTGCGGTCCGCGTACGAGCGGGTGGGGTTCTTCCCGCCCGTTCGTGGCGAGTAG
- a CDS encoding 2'-5' RNA ligase family protein, with product MAGGAARSVDRSGGVSPTGDTIQIGIAVDIPEPWGAQLTRRRVEAGDPLAVPAHVTLLGPTEIQTANLPAVERHLAAVAAGHLPFALHLRGTGTFRPVTQVVFVAVAAGISECELLAAAIAAAPGLQRQARFPYHPHVTVAQDVPPEALDKVYEDLADFSAMFEVDAFTLFSHSGEARWQPRRDFRLGD from the coding sequence GTGGCCGGAGGGGCGGCGCGAAGCGTGGATCGCAGTGGCGGGGTTTCGCCGACCGGCGACACCATCCAGATCGGCATCGCGGTGGACATTCCCGAGCCGTGGGGTGCCCAGCTCACCCGGCGGCGCGTCGAGGCCGGCGACCCGCTCGCGGTGCCCGCGCACGTGACGTTGCTCGGGCCCACCGAGATCCAGACGGCCAACCTGCCCGCTGTCGAGCGGCACCTGGCCGCCGTCGCCGCCGGGCACCTGCCGTTCGCGCTGCACCTGCGGGGCACCGGCACGTTCCGTCCGGTCACCCAGGTGGTGTTCGTCGCGGTGGCCGCAGGGATCAGCGAGTGCGAACTGCTGGCCGCCGCGATCGCCGCGGCACCAGGTCTGCAGCGTCAGGCGCGCTTCCCGTACCATCCGCACGTCACCGTGGCGCAGGACGTGCCGCCGGAGGCCCTGGACAAGGTGTACGAGGACCTGGCCGACTTCTCCGCGATGTTCGAGGTCGACGCGTTCACCCTCTTCTCGCACAGCGGGGAGGCCCGGTGGCAGCCGCGTCGGGACTTCCGCCTCGGCGACTGA
- a CDS encoding YhjD/YihY/BrkB family envelope integrity protein, translating into MNVIGRIEAGIDRWVSAARRRSGLFDHVWRAGTLYAEVLAGRLAAAIAYYGFFAVFALALVAYSIFGAILEDNDDVSAAAADFLKENLPFLDAQQIANSSGTVGVVGLVILVFTGIGWVEAIRSSQRLMYSLNQQPGNLVIRRLVDLGVMIGIFVLLGVSVAAVDALESVLRFLLRSTGSVGLTTISAVLSVLVNAVLATALLLAVPRLRMSRSRLRPVVLLVAIGITLLNTVGRYYVVRTERNPAYTVVAGAVGLLLYLYLLNQLVLFGAALLATSSNGRVVDLAEAAAPPKPADEDTDPGTPGGGG; encoded by the coding sequence GTGAACGTGATCGGCCGCATCGAGGCGGGCATCGACCGCTGGGTGAGCGCCGCGCGCCGCCGGTCGGGCCTCTTCGACCACGTCTGGCGGGCCGGCACCCTGTACGCCGAGGTGCTGGCCGGGCGGTTGGCCGCAGCTATCGCCTACTACGGCTTCTTCGCGGTGTTCGCTCTCGCCCTGGTCGCGTACTCCATCTTCGGCGCGATCCTTGAGGACAACGACGATGTCAGCGCTGCGGCGGCCGACTTCCTCAAGGAGAATCTGCCGTTCCTGGACGCCCAGCAGATCGCCAACTCCAGCGGCACGGTCGGGGTGGTCGGCCTGGTCATCCTGGTCTTCACCGGGATCGGCTGGGTGGAGGCGATCCGGTCCTCGCAGCGGTTGATGTACTCACTCAACCAGCAGCCGGGCAACCTGGTGATCCGGCGGCTGGTCGACCTGGGCGTGATGATCGGCATCTTCGTGCTGCTCGGCGTCTCGGTCGCGGCGGTGGACGCGTTGGAGTCGGTGCTGCGGTTCCTGCTGCGCAGCACCGGGTCGGTCGGTCTGACCACGATCAGCGCGGTGCTCAGCGTGCTGGTCAACGCGGTGCTCGCCACCGCGCTGCTCCTCGCGGTGCCCCGGCTGCGGATGAGCCGGTCCCGGCTTCGTCCGGTGGTGCTGCTGGTGGCGATCGGCATCACGCTGTTGAACACGGTCGGGCGCTACTACGTGGTGCGTACCGAGCGGAATCCGGCGTACACCGTGGTTGCTGGCGCCGTTGGTCTGCTGCTCTACCTCTACCTGCTCAATCAGCTGGTGTTGTTCGGTGCGGCGCTGCTCGCGACCAGTTCGAACGGGCGGGTGGTGGACCTGGCGGAGGCCGCAGCCCCGCCCAAACCGGCCGACGAGGACACCGACCCCGGTACGCCGGGCGGTGGGGGCTGA
- a CDS encoding GntR family transcriptional regulator — protein sequence MTEGAHVLISVDPDSSVPPYEQVRGQLAELIGDGRLPVGSRLPTVRQLAADLRLAANTVARAYRELEVAGLLETRGRNGTFVAPGRDDAVDRLQRAAAGYAAEAARLGVAPATALALVRAALDAARPG from the coding sequence ATGACGGAAGGTGCCCACGTGCTGATCTCGGTCGACCCGGACTCGTCGGTGCCGCCGTACGAGCAGGTACGCGGGCAGCTCGCCGAGCTGATCGGCGACGGCCGGTTGCCGGTCGGCAGCCGCCTGCCCACCGTCCGGCAGCTCGCCGCCGACCTGAGGCTGGCCGCGAACACGGTGGCCCGGGCGTACCGGGAGTTGGAGGTGGCCGGGCTGCTGGAGACCCGGGGGCGCAACGGCACCTTCGTCGCCCCTGGCCGGGACGACGCCGTCGACCGGTTGCAGCGGGCGGCGGCCGGGTACGCGGCCGAGGCGGCTCGGCTCGGCGTGGCGCCGGCCACCGCGCTCGCTCTGGTCCGTGCCGCCCTGGATGCCGCCCGCCCCGGCTGA